A single region of the Bacteroides luhongzhouii genome encodes:
- a CDS encoding glycoside hydrolase family 3 C-terminal domain-containing protein — protein sequence MFKYIRLSLTVFCLSCSVVQAQNVNIPVYLDEDKPIEERVKDALSKMTLEEKVAMCHAQSKFSSPGVPRLGIPENWMTDGPHGIRQEVAWDEWVGAGWTNDSCTAFPALTCLAATWNPQIARLYGKNLAEEARYRNKNVLLGPGVNIYRTPLNGRNFEYMGEDPYLASRMVVPYIQGVQQNGVAACVKHFALNNQEIDRDHVNVEVDDRALHEIYLPAFKAAVQEGKVWALMGAYNQYKNEHCCHNQYLLKEILKRQWGFDGVVVSDWGGVHDTKQAIENGLDMEFGSWTNGLNWGASNAYDNYYMAMPYLKGLREGKYSVSELDDKVRRILRLVFRTTMSRNRPYGSFASPEHAKVGQIISEEGMVLLQNKGGLLPVKSNVRRILVVGENAIKRLTIGGGSSSLKVKKEVSPLEGIRLRAGKNIKVDFVQGYESPMQKEQDLKGAKEPVRKEIDVVALRREAVEAAKDADLVLFIGGLNKNEYQDCEGVDRESLSLPYEQDALISALAQVNKNVAVIIISGNAVAMPWVDEVPAILEAWYSGSSAGNALASILFGDTNPSGKLPFTFPVRLADNSAHALGEYPGDHTKVTYKEGIFVGYRWHDKQKLKPLFCFGHGLSYTSFQYGKISMDKKEMTADETITVKVRVKNTGSREGKEIVQLYIKDKKSSLPRPEKELKGFEKVSLLTGEEKEVTFTIDKQALSFYDDRKQAWVAEEGDFEVLIGASASDIKDKAVFNFK from the coding sequence ATGTTTAAGTATATTCGTTTATCATTAACTGTGTTCTGCCTGTCATGTTCAGTTGTTCAGGCACAGAATGTCAATATTCCTGTTTATCTTGATGAAGATAAACCTATAGAGGAGAGGGTGAAAGATGCTCTGTCTAAAATGACTTTGGAAGAGAAGGTTGCTATGTGTCATGCGCAGTCCAAATTCAGTTCACCGGGTGTTCCCCGATTGGGTATTCCTGAAAACTGGATGACGGATGGTCCTCATGGTATTCGTCAGGAAGTAGCATGGGACGAATGGGTGGGTGCCGGATGGACCAATGATTCTTGTACGGCATTTCCTGCCTTGACTTGTCTGGCGGCTACATGGAATCCACAGATAGCCCGTCTTTACGGAAAGAATCTTGCGGAAGAAGCGCGTTACCGCAACAAAAACGTCTTGCTGGGACCGGGCGTAAACATCTATCGTACACCGCTCAATGGACGTAACTTTGAGTACATGGGCGAAGACCCTTATTTGGCTTCCCGTATGGTAGTACCTTATATACAAGGTGTGCAGCAGAATGGTGTGGCTGCTTGTGTGAAACATTTTGCTCTCAACAATCAGGAGATAGACCGCGATCATGTCAATGTAGAGGTAGATGACAGAGCCTTGCATGAAATCTACTTGCCGGCTTTCAAGGCGGCTGTGCAAGAGGGTAAGGTATGGGCGCTTATGGGAGCGTACAATCAGTATAAAAATGAACATTGTTGCCATAATCAATATTTGTTGAAAGAGATATTGAAGAGACAATGGGGGTTTGACGGAGTAGTCGTTTCCGACTGGGGAGGCGTACACGATACCAAGCAGGCTATAGAAAACGGACTGGATATGGAATTCGGTAGTTGGACGAACGGTCTTAATTGGGGAGCGAGCAATGCATACGACAACTATTACATGGCTATGCCCTATCTGAAAGGCTTGCGTGAAGGGAAATACAGTGTGAGCGAATTGGATGATAAAGTGCGGCGTATTCTTCGTTTAGTGTTTCGTACGACGATGAGCCGCAACAGACCATACGGCTCCTTTGCTTCTCCGGAACATGCAAAAGTTGGACAAATCATTTCCGAAGAAGGCATGGTGCTGCTCCAAAATAAGGGAGGGTTGCTTCCTGTTAAATCGAATGTGAGACGAATATTGGTAGTGGGGGAGAATGCGATAAAGCGTCTGACCATTGGCGGTGGTTCTTCTTCCTTAAAAGTGAAGAAGGAAGTATCTCCATTGGAAGGAATACGTCTGCGCGCCGGAAAGAATATCAAGGTCGATTTTGTACAAGGGTATGAATCACCTATGCAGAAAGAGCAGGACTTGAAAGGTGCGAAAGAACCGGTGAGAAAGGAAATAGATGTTGTTGCATTGCGTCGGGAAGCCGTAGAGGCAGCTAAGGATGCCGATTTGGTACTCTTTATCGGTGGACTGAACAAAAATGAATATCAGGATTGTGAGGGTGTGGATCGTGAAAGCTTGAGTTTACCATACGAACAAGATGCTTTGATTTCAGCTTTGGCGCAGGTTAATAAAAATGTAGCGGTAATTATTATCAGTGGCAATGCGGTAGCCATGCCGTGGGTGGATGAGGTTCCTGCCATCTTGGAAGCGTGGTATAGTGGCAGTTCTGCAGGCAATGCTTTAGCAAGCATCCTTTTTGGAGATACGAATCCTTCTGGAAAACTGCCGTTTACTTTCCCCGTGAGGTTAGCTGATAACTCGGCTCATGCGCTGGGAGAATATCCAGGTGACCATACTAAAGTGACATACAAGGAAGGTATCTTTGTAGGCTATCGTTGGCATGACAAGCAGAAACTGAAACCCTTGTTTTGTTTTGGACACGGTTTGAGCTATACTTCGTTCCAATACGGCAAGATCAGTATGGACAAGAAGGAAATGACAGCCGATGAAACGATAACCGTTAAAGTGCGTGTGAAAAACACAGGCTCTCGCGAAGGAAAGGAAATCGTGCAACTTTACATCAAAGATAAGAAATCGTCATTGCCTCGTCCGGAGAAAGAACTGAAAGGATTTGAAAAAGTGTCCTTGTTGACCGGTGAGGAAAAAGAAGTCACTTTTACTATTGATAAACAAGCTTTAAGCTTCTATGATGACAGAAAACAGGCATGGGTTGCCGAAGAGGGCGATTTTGAAGTTTTGATAGGAGCCTCGGCTAGTGATATCAAGGATAAGGCAGTGTTCAATTTTAAATAA
- a CDS encoding heparinase II/III domain-containing protein codes for MKNIYQLLTALFMLYLCVIPVIAQNNRTGGRLFLNETEYKLLKDIDKTSQVAELFQAIKLRVNQRALTPNLTDPSATTEWWHHTSEYLTDAALIYALEPSDKVGSWLRSNVLSIVRRPLADWAGPRFRGYGGGGNMVGGLETAHLTWGVAISLDMVSDLFTLSEQEEIKAALREKGMLPCRRYLEHSDFFHNWNCILFAGMSVAAAVLEEKEYLQYAMNYLPVALDHFQPDGSYGESLQYANYAAYGIMLGHEALIRSNHIGKTTLDPYARLVDWASYAHFYRKPLARWPLANLSRSANFGDCASIFRPSGDLLVHISARAKDELPAQAGMARWLFDSLYFPANEPVPHDLASFGMINDFGFLSVMMLADAAKPISPVQAGYSELKTFSGGDAFLRDVWGGKTILAARIPAEARHASAHLHGDVNSFMLEHNGERLLVDPGHTCYRNITRALDVSAASHNTCTFEVPGTASVPARVLDQRGGINRPMKLMNGKKTGEAPVSIGGKRLLDAHKGTLSVLASDAADLYGAPLQSYARFILLCGSNALFVVDRIESSEPLRTTWNWLLNNRDSNLDYQFSRPSNFSAIRGNAGIKITNYASKKSLDGPMYALVHDAYHILPNQFSEGTPGTGIMMRFKETVPQTNRLVVHTITVDTPSALDSWNSRQEGNAYTLESKDRGEKWVLQIAEDGSLTVSETNSKQNYKIVQDKNQKWCLK; via the coding sequence ATGAAAAACATCTATCAGTTACTAACGGCATTATTCATGCTGTATCTTTGCGTTATACCGGTGATTGCCCAAAATAATCGTACCGGTGGGCGGTTATTCCTGAATGAAACTGAATACAAATTGTTGAAGGATATTGATAAGACATCGCAGGTAGCGGAACTGTTCCAAGCTATTAAGTTGCGGGTTAACCAACGTGCATTGACTCCTAATCTGACAGACCCTTCTGCCACAACCGAATGGTGGCATCACACCTCGGAATATCTGACAGATGCCGCTTTGATATATGCCTTGGAACCATCGGATAAAGTAGGTTCATGGCTTCGGAGCAATGTTCTGAGCATCGTGCGCCGTCCTTTGGCCGATTGGGCAGGTCCCCGTTTCCGTGGTTATGGCGGTGGCGGTAATATGGTCGGAGGACTTGAAACGGCACATTTGACGTGGGGGGTAGCTATCTCTCTAGATATGGTTTCGGATTTATTTACTCTCTCTGAACAAGAGGAGATTAAGGCTGCATTGCGGGAAAAGGGGATGTTGCCATGCCGCCGTTATTTGGAACATTCGGATTTCTTTCATAACTGGAATTGTATTTTGTTTGCGGGAATGTCTGTTGCGGCAGCTGTTCTGGAAGAGAAAGAATATCTGCAATACGCAATGAATTATCTGCCTGTAGCTTTAGATCATTTTCAACCGGACGGAAGTTATGGAGAGTCCCTTCAGTATGCCAACTATGCAGCGTATGGTATTATGCTGGGGCATGAAGCATTGATCCGTTCCAATCATATAGGTAAAACGACGCTGGATCCATACGCACGATTGGTAGATTGGGCTTCTTACGCTCATTTTTATCGCAAGCCGTTGGCACGATGGCCTTTAGCCAATCTGTCACGTAGCGCAAACTTTGGAGATTGTGCGTCGATATTCAGACCCTCCGGTGATTTATTAGTTCACATATCAGCTCGTGCAAAGGATGAACTTCCCGCTCAAGCTGGCATGGCACGTTGGTTGTTTGATTCTCTTTATTTTCCGGCAAACGAACCCGTACCTCATGACTTGGCAAGTTTCGGAATGATAAATGACTTCGGCTTCCTTTCCGTTATGATGCTGGCTGACGCAGCCAAACCGATTTCTCCTGTTCAAGCCGGTTATAGCGAATTGAAAACATTCTCCGGAGGAGATGCTTTCTTGCGTGATGTGTGGGGTGGAAAAACCATTCTTGCCGCCCGGATTCCTGCGGAAGCGCGTCATGCATCCGCCCATTTGCACGGAGATGTGAACAGTTTTATGCTGGAACATAACGGAGAACGTCTTTTGGTAGACCCGGGACATACTTGCTATCGGAATATAACAAGAGCATTGGACGTAAGTGCCGCCAGTCACAATACCTGTACTTTTGAAGTACCCGGGACAGCATCTGTTCCGGCACGGGTTTTAGATCAGCGTGGCGGAATCAATCGTCCGATGAAACTGATGAATGGCAAGAAAACAGGCGAAGCTCCCGTTTCTATCGGTGGGAAAAGATTGTTGGATGCTCATAAGGGAACACTTTCTGTTCTGGCATCGGATGCGGCAGATTTGTATGGCGCGCCTTTGCAGAGTTATGCCCGTTTCATTTTGCTGTGTGGTTCTAATGCGCTGTTTGTGGTAGACCGTATTGAGTCATCCGAGCCTTTACGTACTACTTGGAACTGGCTGTTGAATAATCGGGACAGCAATTTGGATTATCAGTTCTCACGTCCTTCCAACTTTAGTGCTATCCGGGGAAATGCAGGTATCAAAATCACCAATTACGCTTCAAAGAAGTCTTTAGACGGACCGATGTATGCGCTGGTGCACGATGCTTATCATATTCTTCCCAACCAATTCAGCGAAGGAACTCCCGGTACCGGAATTATGATGCGCTTTAAAGAGACGGTTCCACAAACCAATCGTTTAGTGGTTCATACCATTACTGTTGATACGCCTAGTGCTTTGGATAGCTGGAATAGCAGACAGGAGGGGAATGCTTATACGCTCGAATCAAAAGACCGGGGTGAAAAATGGGTGTTGCAGATTGCGGAAGACGGCTCGTTGACGGTTAGTGAAACAAATTCTAAACAGAACTATAAAATAGTGCAAGACAAGAATCAGAAATGGTGTCTTAAATAA
- a CDS encoding glycoside hydrolase family 3 C-terminal domain-containing protein, translating into MKRRFLMLCISALCGAHAVAQYSLPFLDPDKTVEERADHIVSLLTLEEKIGQMMNSAPAIERLGIPAYNWWNECLHGVARSPYRVTSFPQAIGMAATWSTSSLQKMAEYASDEGRAIYNDASAKGKSGIYLGLTFWSPNVNIFRDPRWGRGQETYGEDPYLTSQLGMAFVQGLQGDDPHYLKASACAKHYAVHSGPEWNRSTFNAEVSNQDLWDTYLPAFQKLIVDAKVSGVMCAYNAFYGQPCCGNDVLMMDILRNKWGFTGYVTSDCGGINHFYRTHKTHPNAQSASADAVLHGTDCECSNNGAYHALNLAVAEGLITEEQIDASLKRLFEIRLRLGMFDPIDRNPYSRITTDVLESTSHKEHALDMARQSIVLLKNDNQVLPLSKKVKKIAVVGPNAVHENVMLGNYYGYPTKVWSIMDGLREKVGEEVELIYEPGCGYVDTQVFRSEFDPDQFSYNGKKGLQAEYFPNPRLEGAPVAVQMESEINFQHGDGEAFTSGIAANQMSIRYTAEFRPAGSGEISLYLLGDDGYKLYVDNQLCIDSEKGQTYYTFSATEGKSYKVIIEYWQYTDISELKFDVGHLWDADPKETARAVKDADVILFAGGISASLEGESMKVFAEGFKGGDRETISFPRVQTALLKELVATGKPVVFVMLTGSAVAVEWEAENLPAILNAWYPGQAGGLAIADVLFGDYNPAGRLPVTFYKSEKDLPDFEDYSMDNRTYRYFKGEVRYPFGYGLSYSQFSYSRLKIAKVADGYQVSADVKNVGGVDGDEVVQLYVSSGKASFRVPIRSLKGFQRIHLKKGETKNVSFFLPEKELQVIDRSGYPIPMKGAVQISVGGGQPLQGISYQMGIINR; encoded by the coding sequence ATGAAAAGAAGATTTTTAATGCTTTGCATCAGTGCCCTTTGCGGTGCTCATGCAGTGGCCCAGTACAGCTTACCTTTTCTTGATCCAGACAAAACGGTAGAGGAACGGGCGGATCATATTGTTTCTCTTCTTACTTTAGAAGAAAAGATAGGGCAGATGATGAATAGTGCTCCCGCTATAGAACGATTGGGCATCCCTGCTTACAATTGGTGGAATGAGTGTTTACATGGAGTGGCACGTTCTCCTTATCGTGTCACTTCCTTTCCGCAAGCTATTGGTATGGCTGCCACTTGGAGTACAAGTTCCTTGCAAAAAATGGCGGAATATGCCTCCGATGAAGGACGTGCTATCTATAATGACGCATCGGCAAAGGGGAAGTCAGGCATCTATTTGGGGCTTACCTTTTGGAGCCCTAATGTGAATATATTCCGCGATCCACGTTGGGGACGGGGACAGGAGACGTACGGTGAAGACCCGTATCTTACTTCACAGCTCGGCATGGCATTTGTACAGGGGTTGCAGGGTGATGACCCTCATTATTTAAAAGCTTCTGCCTGTGCCAAACATTATGCCGTACATAGCGGACCGGAATGGAACCGCAGCACTTTTAATGCGGAAGTCTCCAATCAGGATCTTTGGGATACCTATCTGCCTGCTTTTCAAAAACTGATAGTCGATGCGAAGGTGAGTGGTGTGATGTGTGCGTATAATGCTTTCTACGGACAGCCTTGTTGTGGAAACGATGTGTTGATGATGGATATTCTGCGCAATAAATGGGGGTTCACGGGTTACGTGACTTCCGACTGTGGCGGAATCAATCACTTTTATAGAACTCATAAGACCCATCCGAACGCACAGTCTGCATCTGCAGATGCCGTGCTTCACGGAACAGATTGCGAATGTTCCAATAACGGAGCCTATCATGCGTTGAATTTGGCTGTGGCGGAAGGCTTGATTACGGAAGAACAGATTGACGCTTCTTTGAAACGTTTGTTTGAAATCCGTTTGCGCCTTGGTATGTTCGATCCGATAGACCGGAACCCTTATTCCCGTATAACGACGGATGTACTGGAAAGTACCTCTCACAAAGAACATGCTCTTGATATGGCAAGGCAATCCATTGTGTTGCTTAAAAATGACAACCAGGTACTTCCTCTTAGTAAGAAAGTGAAGAAAATAGCAGTGGTAGGACCGAATGCAGTTCATGAGAATGTGATGTTGGGAAATTATTACGGCTATCCAACCAAAGTTTGGTCCATCATGGACGGGCTGCGTGAGAAAGTGGGCGAGGAAGTAGAACTGATTTATGAACCGGGCTGCGGCTATGTGGATACGCAGGTCTTTCGTTCAGAGTTTGATCCAGACCAGTTCAGCTACAATGGTAAAAAGGGGCTGCAAGCAGAATATTTCCCGAATCCTCGTTTGGAGGGAGCGCCTGTAGCGGTACAAATGGAATCGGAGATAAACTTTCAACATGGTGACGGAGAAGCCTTCACATCCGGAATAGCTGCGAATCAGATGTCAATCCGTTATACAGCAGAGTTTCGTCCGGCAGGTTCGGGAGAGATAAGTTTGTACCTTTTAGGGGATGACGGTTATAAATTGTATGTGGATAATCAGCTTTGCATAGATTCAGAAAAAGGGCAAACTTATTATACGTTTTCTGCGACAGAGGGAAAGTCTTATAAAGTGATTATCGAATACTGGCAATATACTGACATTAGCGAATTGAAATTTGATGTAGGGCATTTGTGGGATGCCGACCCCAAAGAAACAGCTCGTGCAGTGAAAGATGCCGATGTCATTCTTTTTGCCGGAGGAATTTCTGCCAGCCTTGAAGGTGAGTCTATGAAGGTATTTGCCGAAGGCTTCAAAGGCGGAGACCGTGAAACGATTTCATTTCCCCGCGTACAGACCGCTTTGTTGAAAGAATTGGTTGCTACGGGCAAACCGGTTGTTTTTGTGATGCTTACGGGTAGTGCTGTCGCTGTGGAGTGGGAGGCGGAGAATCTGCCGGCCATCCTCAATGCATGGTATCCGGGGCAAGCGGGTGGATTGGCTATTGCCGACGTACTCTTTGGCGATTACAATCCTGCAGGTCGTTTGCCGGTGACTTTCTATAAAAGTGAAAAAGACCTTCCTGACTTTGAGGACTACAGCATGGACAACCGTACATACCGTTACTTTAAAGGGGAAGTACGCTATCCTTTCGGCTATGGATTGAGTTATAGCCAGTTTAGTTATAGCCGTCTGAAAATAGCAAAGGTGGCTGACGGATATCAGGTCAGTGCCGATGTGAAGAATGTAGGTGGAGTGGACGGTGATGAGGTGGTACAGCTTTATGTCTCGTCCGGGAAAGCATCTTTCCGTGTACCCATCCGGTCTTTAAAAGGGTTTCAACGTATTCATCTGAAAAAAGGAGAGACGAAGAATGTTTCATTCTTTTTGCCGGAGAAAGAGTTGCAGGTGATTGATAGGAGTGGTTATCCCATACCGATGAAAGGAGCTGTTCAGATTTCAGTGGGGGGTGGACAGCCGTTGCAAGGGATTTCTTATCAGATGGGGATTATAAATAGATGA
- a CDS encoding RraA family protein — protein sequence MKRRFVSLAFIVLFVCAGANAQRVGASPEYIKALTADWKGERFEDGRPKVSDNLLERLKKVTIEEAWAELIELGYHNQYEGEWSLIDETESDVMTGRAVTAQFMPARQDLENQVIEQGKKEGRNWKQRRTVSWAVTTLVEGDVYVADAYNKESYGTVVGSNLGSGVFANSKRGIIVYGHVRDMEGLRKIKGFNGWIKGSDPSYMRKTLLTGINTPIRIGHATVLPGDAVLAKKHGVLFIPAHLVEHIVLTAEFTALTDEFGQQRIREHKYTAGEIDSVWSDEINKDFKNWVINYKGELPMSKEELNRYLEKRNF from the coding sequence ATGAAACGTAGATTTGTATCATTAGCATTTATTGTTTTGTTTGTTTGTGCCGGAGCTAATGCACAACGGGTAGGGGCTTCTCCTGAATATATAAAGGCTTTGACGGCTGATTGGAAAGGAGAACGTTTTGAAGACGGTCGTCCCAAAGTGTCCGATAATCTTTTGGAAAGATTAAAGAAAGTGACCATTGAGGAAGCTTGGGCAGAATTGATTGAATTGGGCTATCATAACCAATATGAAGGTGAATGGAGTCTAATAGATGAAACGGAGTCTGATGTGATGACGGGGCGGGCAGTGACAGCACAATTCATGCCGGCTCGTCAGGATTTGGAGAATCAGGTGATAGAACAAGGCAAGAAAGAAGGAAGAAACTGGAAACAGCGCAGAACGGTATCTTGGGCGGTTACCACCTTAGTCGAAGGGGATGTCTATGTAGCTGATGCGTATAACAAGGAGTCATACGGAACGGTGGTTGGTTCTAATTTAGGCAGTGGTGTTTTTGCCAATTCAAAAAGAGGTATCATTGTGTATGGTCATGTCAGAGATATGGAAGGTTTGCGGAAAATCAAGGGATTCAACGGCTGGATAAAAGGCTCTGATCCTTCTTATATGCGTAAGACTCTGTTGACCGGCATCAATACGCCTATCCGTATCGGACATGCAACAGTATTGCCCGGAGATGCCGTATTGGCAAAGAAGCATGGTGTGTTGTTTATACCAGCTCATTTAGTAGAGCATATCGTATTGACAGCTGAATTTACTGCATTGACAGATGAGTTCGGTCAACAAAGAATCAGAGAACATAAATATACTGCCGGGGAGATTGACAGTGTATGGAGTGATGAGATTAATAAGGACTTTAAGAATTGGGTGATTAATTATAAGGGTGAGTTGCCGATGTCGAAGGAAGAACTGAATCGTTATTTGGAGAAACGGAACTTTTAA
- a CDS encoding glycoside hydrolase family 88 protein, whose amino-acid sequence MIRIVSILALICLSVALQAKDGFLISTRQVAESVLRKGIQKSNIKGYEGSLLLQGMSELALASSSDSLLHCAVDIMERFGTREIKGGGSFISYEAGGSGAALLHYRGVAPTLKRQVAEAARRMVEKQSRSSENLLIPSWVSKEKDQVFIDMAFAVSPYLLYAGLSEGNQHYIDLAVFETLELFRILADHHSGLIHQGRGFVAKGEVSQDNWSRGNGWGALALSALAGDLPKSHPQRKEVEILTRDFYLNVLKYQDENGMWHQEMTDMGSYAETSGTGLLLYGMGIAIQAKVLDKKYMKHFKKGLRGLAAYIAKDGSVSNACWSCLCPKSGSKEDYKSHPTYYNDSHAFGPVVLAFAQALKMGIGELSLEKEMGSAITQKLPKTYVRFVPERSEDIAWENDRIAFRVYARTVKDKVGNGVDVWAKSVAHSVIDNWYALNAKGLDYHVDRGEGYDFYHMGFYRGCGGTGVYTEGQLFVPGPYANYRIYRNDEDGIEFELSYYPFQANGVTVYEKKRIRMINGTNFYQVTSTFETEDGKDITVAVGLTNMGKAIVNTKKDTGGLALMEEISAKDGQLATAVFADPSRIVDYRTVEKDEVVLLHAKSGEPFTYYVGAGWSGDPRFSPFKKWNEMLNGQSWERLNLYYSEK is encoded by the coding sequence ATGATAAGAATAGTATCTATATTAGCATTAATATGCTTGTCTGTGGCTTTGCAAGCTAAAGACGGTTTTCTTATATCAACTCGTCAGGTGGCTGAAAGCGTTTTGCGTAAAGGCATACAGAAATCAAATATTAAGGGTTATGAAGGAAGTTTGCTTTTACAAGGAATGAGTGAATTGGCTCTTGCTTCTTCTTCGGATAGTCTGCTGCATTGTGCCGTCGATATTATGGAACGTTTTGGAACCAGAGAAATAAAAGGTGGCGGCAGTTTTATCAGTTATGAAGCCGGTGGCAGCGGTGCGGCTCTGCTTCATTATAGAGGTGTGGCTCCTACTTTGAAGAGACAGGTGGCGGAAGCTGCTCGGAGAATGGTAGAGAAACAAAGCCGTTCCAGTGAGAACTTGTTGATACCAAGTTGGGTATCAAAAGAAAAGGATCAGGTTTTTATAGATATGGCATTTGCTGTCTCTCCTTATTTGCTTTATGCCGGATTGAGCGAAGGCAATCAGCATTATATAGATTTGGCTGTATTCGAGACATTGGAGCTTTTCCGTATTTTGGCGGACCATCACTCCGGACTTATTCATCAGGGACGTGGCTTTGTAGCCAAAGGAGAGGTTTCTCAAGACAACTGGAGCCGTGGCAATGGTTGGGGAGCACTGGCTTTGAGTGCGTTGGCAGGTGATCTTCCCAAAAGTCATCCACAGCGCAAGGAGGTGGAGATACTGACCCGGGATTTCTACTTGAACGTACTGAAATATCAGGATGAGAATGGCATGTGGCATCAGGAAATGACTGATATGGGGTCTTATGCCGAGACTTCCGGTACCGGATTGTTGCTTTATGGTATGGGAATAGCTATTCAGGCAAAAGTTCTGGATAAGAAATACATGAAACATTTTAAAAAAGGGCTTCGGGGACTTGCGGCATACATTGCAAAGGATGGTTCTGTAAGTAATGCCTGCTGGAGCTGCCTTTGTCCTAAAAGTGGAAGTAAGGAAGATTATAAGTCACATCCTACTTATTACAACGATTCTCATGCTTTTGGACCGGTGGTACTTGCTTTTGCTCAAGCATTGAAGATGGGTATCGGAGAATTATCTTTAGAAAAAGAGATGGGGTCTGCCATTACGCAGAAATTACCTAAGACATACGTCCGTTTTGTACCGGAACGCAGTGAAGACATTGCTTGGGAAAATGACCGGATCGCTTTTCGGGTATATGCACGCACGGTGAAAGATAAAGTAGGCAATGGAGTCGATGTCTGGGCAAAATCGGTTGCTCACTCTGTCATAGACAACTGGTATGCTTTAAACGCCAAAGGTTTGGATTACCATGTGGATCGTGGCGAAGGGTACGACTTCTATCACATGGGCTTTTATCGTGGATGTGGCGGTACCGGGGTATATACGGAAGGACAATTATTTGTACCAGGGCCTTATGCCAATTATCGTATCTACCGGAACGACGAGGATGGGATAGAGTTTGAATTGAGTTATTATCCTTTTCAGGCGAATGGGGTAACGGTGTATGAGAAAAAGAGAATACGGATGATAAACGGTACTAACTTTTATCAAGTGACTTCTACTTTCGAAACGGAAGACGGGAAAGACATAACCGTGGCCGTAGGTCTCACAAATATGGGAAAAGCGATAGTCAATACGAAAAAGGATACCGGGGGGCTGGCTCTGATGGAAGAAATCAGTGCGAAAGACGGGCAACTGGCTACTGCTGTATTTGCCGACCCTTCCCGGATCGTGGATTACCGGACAGTCGAAAAAGATGAAGTCGTGTTGCTTCATGCAAAGTCCGGTGAACCTTTTACCTATTATGTAGGGGCTGGATGGAGTGGCGATCCTCGTTTCTCTCCCTTCAAGAAATGGAATGAAATGCTCAACGGACAGTCTTGGGAGAGATTGAATCTTTATTATTCTGAAAAATAA